The nucleotide sequence CCCCTGTCACTCGTCTAGTGATGTCTGAGCTGTAATGTGAGACACAGCTTCCCATGTCCCACCCCCGGCAGGCTGCCAGACTTTCAGTTTCgttcctccttcctccctcctctagTGATGGCGTCTGCTGATCTCCGAGCTGAGCTGAAATGTCCCATCTGCCTGGAAATCTACACGGATCCTGTGAACCTGACGTGTGGACACAACTACTGCCGAGCCTGTATTGACCGTATGCTGAATACCCAGGTGGGGGCTTATAACTGCCCTGAATGCAGGACCCAATTCCCGACCCGCCCTGTGCTGCAGAGGAACATCACCCTGTGTAACATCGTCACCATCTTCTCATCTGCCAACCCCGAGCTGAGTGGAAGTGGAGTTCACTGTTCATACTGTCTATACTCTGCCGTTCCTGCCCTTCAGTCCTGTCTACACTGTGAAGCTTCTCTGTGCAGCAACCACCTGAGAGTccacagcaagtcaccagaacacgtcctAACCGAAGCCACCCAGACCCCGGAAAAGTGGAAATGCCCTGTCCACAAGGAGATCCTCAAGTATCGCTGCATTGTAGACAACGCTTGTATCTGTGTCACCTGTTGCTTGGTTGGAgaacatcatggacatcaggtgGAGCTACTGGTGGAAGCCtctgagaagaagaaggagacatTCAGAAGCTTCCTGAGACAGCTCTCGTTAAAACGAGACAAAATTGAGAAGAAGATCCAAGATCTAGAAGAACGTGGACCAAGAGATCCTGGGAAGGAAGAATTCTCAATCCTGGTACCGGACATAAAGGGTGAGAAGGTATTATACACTATCTCAAGCCTTATTCAGTTATTACAGATCAAGAAGGAGAAGGTGTCCAAGAAAATTGGTCGACTAGAGGAACTTTGCAACTCGAGCAATCCCATGTCTGTGTTACAGGAGAAGAACATGGACCTTCAGGACTTCATAAACGAAAAAGATGATGAGGAATGGAAGGAATGTGGCCAAAAGCTCCCAATCCCAAAAACTCAAGGCTGTCTAGAGCTGGTTCTAGATGTAAGTACAGCTGCCAATAACATTCTGGTAGCGGATGATCGGAAAACCATGTATTGGTCCTCAGTATTCCAGAATCGCCCCGAAACACCAAAGAGGTTCCAGTACAATCAGATCTTGAGCAGCCAGGTCTTCTCCTCAGGTCGACACTATTGGGAGGTGGAGACCAGTGAAACGGGGGACTGGAGACTCGGAGTGGCCTACGACAGAATAGAAAAGAAGGGTGATCAGTCATATTTTGGGGACAATGACAAGTCGTGGTGTCTACGTAGGTTGTATAAGAACCAGTATTCTGTCATGCATGACAACATGGTGACCACCTGCCCGCATACGTTTTCCTGTAATAGATTCCGGATATTTCTGGATTATGAGGCCGGCCAGTTATCCTTTTTTGAATTGAGCAGCCCCATCAGACATCTGCACACTGTCACGGCCACCTTCACTGAGCCCCTCTACGCTGCTTTTGGTATAGGCTATTGGTTATCTGGGGAACACTGCTGCCTGAAGATCCTTCATCAGGAATCCCTCCCATGATGCATTTCATGGGGGTAAATATCCAAAGAAGAGGCTTGGTTTGAGTTATTGTATGGAGATAGAACCTCATGGCTCCCATAAAGATGGAGGAGTGAACAGCAATGGAGGGTCACTAGGTCCAATGGCCATCAATATTAGGTGAAGGTCCAACCTCCATCGATGAAGCCAACCGGTTCCCCATTTATGAGTTCAGTAGCCCCATCAGACACCTGCACAGCCACTGTCACCAAACCCGTCCCTACTGCTGATGATGTAAGGATTTGTTGTGTACGGAAATATTCAACCTGAAGACTAGAACTCCCTGATGTCCATGGAGCTCGCTGGTGGTCATGGAGGTTTCTTGCTCCCACAGATCAAGTTTTGATGGCCTGATCTTAGAGTGTCCCTGTCACATCATGTCAGTAGTTGTCATCACTCGTCCTCATCACAATTACTATATATAATGCCAAATGCACTAAACATCAGTATCAATAACCTgcaaatatcagcaggttattacagcatattatactgtaatatatatgtttatgatAAAAGTGAAGGTGACGCCAGGCgctgtccggaccccggctgTAAGTCACTCTGCTCTTTGTCTTGTTGATGAAAATAAGAAAATTAATTTGGAAATTTGGTATATTATATTATGACACTGTACTATTATATTCTCTATATCTGCTCTCCTATAATACAGGTGTTTTATCACTGTCCTATAATACAGGTGTTATATATCACTGTCCTATAATTCAGGTGTTATATATAACTGTCCTATAATACAGGCGTTATATCCACTGTCCTATAATACAGGTGTTATATATCACTGTCCTATAATACAGGCGTTATATATCACTGTCCTATAAAACAGCCATTATATCCACTGTCCTATAATACAGGCGTTATATATCACTGTCCTATAATACAGGCGTTATAAATCACCATCCTATAATACAGCCGCTATATCCACTGTCCTATAATACAGGAGTTATATATCACTGTTCTATAATACAGCCGTTATATTAATGTCTTATAATACAGCCGTTATATCACTGTCCTATAATACAGCCATTTTATCACTGTCCTATAATACAGGTGTTATATATCACTGTCCTATAATACAGGCGTTATAAATCACCATCCTATAATACAGCCGCTATATCCACTGTCCTATAATACAGGAGTTATATATCACTGTTCTATAATACAGCCGTTATATCACTGTCCTATAATACAGCCGTTTTATCACTGTCCTATAATACAGGCATTATATATCACTGTCCTATAATACAGCCGCTATATCCACTGTCCTATAATACAGGAGTTATATATCACTGTCCTATAATACAGGAGTTATATCACTGTCCTATAATACAGCCGTTATATCACTGTCCTATAATACAGCCCTTATATCCGCTTTCCAGGTATAATCCTAGAATTGATGGCCAGGAAAATAGACTTTAACCCGGCGGCATCTTTCTTTATTTGATGTCATTACTGTGTGACACCTCATTCAGGCTCAGAATAGTGTGTAATAACGGAGGGGGTGCAGCTCCGCCGGGCGGCAGACGCTCCTGACCTCACAGATAGGAGAAGCCAGAATCCTAGAAATAATGGATCCATCCACCGGGGACCAAAACCCAAGAGAAAAGACACTAACACAGGGATGCTGCTgaactagtatcagaaagttatatagatttgtaaattatttctatttaaaaaatctccagtcttccattacttatcagctgctgtatgtcctgcaggaaagtggtgttttctttccagtcttgagagcaggagaggttttctatggggatttgctgctgctctggacggttcctgacatggacagaggtggcagcagagagcactgtgtcagactggaaagaatacaacccttcctgcaggacatacagcagcttataagtattggaagactggagatttttttaatagtaataattttaaaaaatctatataactttctggcgccAGTTAATATGAAAACCACTTTCTTTCTCTGTAGTACttttcctgtattatacctcagagctgcactcactattctgctggtagggtcactgtgtacatacattactgatcttgagttacatcctgcattataccccagagctgcactcactattctgctggtgaggtcactgtgtacatacattacattactgatcctgtactgatcctgagttacatcctgtattatacttcagagctgcactcactattctgctggcggtGATGTAGTCACTGGCAGTGCGGTGATGGATGGGGCAGAGCGGTGGTTCATACGTCATTATTAACCTGACAGTTCTGAGAGTGATGACCGCAGAGACACAGCCACATCCTCCTACCAGGTCACACAATCTAGGCTGTACCACACATGATAGAATTAGATACAAAGTTCAACAtgttaggcttagatacagctggTCAGCACCTAGTATCACATATGACAAGATTTGATAGCAGCTAAGTAGGCAgtttcacacatgataggcttagatacagaaactcaacagacagtatcacatatgacaggcttagatacagaaactcaacagacagtatcacatatgacaggcttagatacagaaactcagcagacagtatcacatatgacaggcttagatacagaaacTCAACAGACAGCATGACGCTTGACAGGAGTACATACACAATATTACAAatagtaggcttagatacatcactcaggaggctatgtcacatggTATGcctagatacagcagctcagcagacagtatcacatatgataggcttagatacatgggaATCTCTCTCTTATATTGACATGTCTGTGTTTCCTCATACAGCAGAGATGGGGGAGCTGGCTCTGCGGGTGGAGGAGTTGGGGGGCCGCACCTCACAGCTCAATAAGACAAAACTCCTGCTGGTGTCTGAAGTGGAAGAAGTGAAGAAGCagctggaggaggagacaaaggTACTGCACCCCAAGAGGCGGTACTGCTCCCCCATGACTCATTACCGCTCCCCCATAAGCCGGTACTGCTCTCCCATGAGTCGGTACTGCACCCCCATGACTCTACCGCTCCCCCATGAGCCGGTACTGCACCCCAAGAGGCGGTACTGCTCCCCCATGAGTCGGTACTGCACCCCAAGAGGCGGTACTGCTCCCCCATGACTCATTACCACTCCCTCATGAGCCAATACTGCTCCCCCATGAGTCGGTACTGCACCCCAAGAGGCGGTACTGCTCCCCCATGAGCCGATACTGCTCCCCCATGAGCCGATACTGCACCCCCATGAGCCAGTACTGCTCCCCTATGAGCCATTACTGCACACCCAGAGGCAAGTATTGCTCCCCCATGAGCCAGTACTGCTCCTCCATGAGCCGGTATTGTACCCCCATTAGCCATTACTGCACCCCTATGATCCAGTACTGCTCCCCCATGAGCCAGTTCCACTCCCCTATAAGCCAGTACTGCTCCCTCATTAGCCAGTACCACACCCTCATGAGCCAGTACTGCTCCCCCATTAGCCAGTACTGCTTCCCTATGAGGCAGTACTTCTCCCCCATGATCCAGTACTGCACCCCTATGAGCCAGTACTGCACCCCTATGAGCCAGTACTGCTCCCCCATGATCCAGTATTGCACCCCTATGAGCCAGTAATTCTCCCCCATGAGCCAGTACTGCTCCCCCATGATCCAGTATTGCACCCCTATGAGCCAGTACTGCTTCCCCATGAACCAGTACTGCTCCCCCATGAGCCAGTACTGCACCCCTATGAGCCGGTACTGCACCCCCATGAGCCGGTACTGCACCCCTATGAGCCAGTACTGCACCCCTATGAGCCAGTACTTCTCCCCCATGAGCCAGTACTGCTCCCCCATGAGCCAGTACTTCTCCCCCATGAGCCAGTACTGTACCCCCATGAGCCAGTACTGCTCCCCCATGATCCAGTATTGCACCCCTATGAGCCAGTACTTCTCCCCCATGAGCCAGTACTGCTCCCCCATGATCCAGTACTGCTCCCCCATTAGCCAGTACTGCTTCCCTATGAGCCAGTACTTCTCCCCCATGATCCAGTACTGCACCCCTATGAGCCAGTACTGCTCCCCCATGATCCAGTATTGCACCCCTATGAGCCAGTACTTCTCCCCCATGAGCCAGTACTGCTCCCCCATGATCCAGTATTGCACCCCTATGAGCCAGTACTGCTTCCCCATGATCCAGTACTGCTCCCCCATGAGCCAGTACTGCACCCCTATGATCCAGTACTGCACCCCCATGAGCCAGTACTTCTCCCCCATGAGCCAGTACTGCACCCCCATGAGCCAGTACTTCTCCCCCATGATCCAGTATTGCACCCCTATGAGCCAGTACTTCTCCCCCATGAGCCAGTACTGCTCCCCCATGATCCAGTATTGCACCCCTATGAGCCAGTACTGCTCCCCCATGATCCAGTATTGCACCCCTATGAGCCAGTACTGCTCCCCTATGATCCAGTATTGCACCCCTATGAGCCAGTACTGCTCCCCCATGATCCAGTACTGCACCCCTATGAGCCAGTACTGCACCCCCATGATCCAGTACTGCTCCCCCATGAGCCAGTACTGCACCCCTATGAGCCGGTACTGCACCCCCATGAGCCGGTACTGCACCCCTATGATCCAGTACTGCACCCCTATGAGCCAGTACTTCTCCCCCATGAGCCAGTACTTCTCCCCCATGATCCAGTACTGCTCCCCCATGAGCCAGTACTTCTCCCCCATGAGCCAGTACTGCACCCCCATGAGCCAGTACTTCTCCCCCAAGATCCAGTATTGCACCCCTATGAGCCAGTACTTCTCCCCCATGAGCCAGTACTGCTCCCCCATGATCCAGTATTGCACCCCTATGAGCCAGTACTTCTCCCCCATGAGCCAGTACTTCTCCCCCATGAGCCAGTACTTCTTCCCCTATGAGCCAGTACTGCTCCCCCATAATCCAGTATTGCACCTCCATGAGCCAGTACTTCTCCCCCATGAGCCAGTACTTCTCCCCTATGAGCCAGTACTGCTCCCCCATGATCCAGTATTGCACCCCTATGAGCCAGTACTTCTCCCCCATGAGCCAGTACTTCTCCCCCATGAGCCAGTACTTCTCCCCTATGAGCCAGTACTGCACCCCTATGAGCCAGTACTGCACCCCTATGAGCCAGTACTTCTCCCCCATGAGCCAGTACTTCTCCCCCATGAGCCAGTACTTCTCCCCTATGAGCCAGTACTTTTCCCCCATGAGCCAGTACTGCACCCCTATGAGCCAGTATTGCACCCCTATGAGCCAGTACTGCTCCCCCATGAGCCAGTACTGCTCCCCCATGATCCAGTACTTCTCCCCCATGATCCAGTACTGCTCCCCCATGAGCCAGTACTGCTTCCCCATGATCCAGTACTTCTCCCCCATGATCCAGTACTGCACCCCTATGAGCCAGTACTTCTCCCCCATGAGCCAGTACTGCTCCCCCATGAACCGATACTGCTCCCCCATGAGCCAGTACTGCTCCCCCATGATCCAGTACTGCTCCCCCATGATCCAGTACTTCTCCCCCATGAGCCAGTACTTCTCCCCTATGAGCCAGTTCTGCACCCGAAACATTCTGTAGTCTGGGAAACAAAGATGGCACCACACACTGTATGTAAATGAGGGGTCCGAGGTCGGACTTGGGGTGGATGTATAATTTGTGATTAAACCTGCTGCACTCTGTAATATGGGAGGGACGATCTTTTCTTTTTATACATAACTTgaggtcttaaagggaccaagactTAAAAACCAGTGATCCCTTTTATTGCTGGGTGACTGGGAGCCTGTGCAGATATTCCCGGCCGGCCGGCAGACAGTCGCTGGTATTTCTGCCTCTTTGATCTGTGACTTCCATCATTGTCCGGCGCTCGGATCTTCCAGTACTCGTGACGCCATTCACTCTGTGAGCTTTCCACATGGGTGCCGTCCAATAACCCGAGCTGTGTACACAGCGGAGACCTGGCAGACGGGCAGCAAACAGCCGGCAGACATTGTTATGGTGCTGAGAGCTCCCGGTGATGTCATCACATAATGGAGGAAACATTTACATGGATGGGGATAGACAATGACTTCATTGGaccattatattactattatatcagtgatgtcatagagggggcggggctgtgactacctctcacacatgatatacaggctggTTGTCTGCAGTAATAAATGAATGGCTGGTcctgtagtataaggtgtgtggatCTCATGTCATTATATCAtattagtgatgtcatacagggggtggggccgtGACTACCTCtccttcttaaaggggcattccctcCTGATACACTCCTCCTGCAGGTCAGGAGCTCGGCTGTGGCCTCCTTGGTCAGTCTGAAGCTGGACTATGAAATGCTGAAGGATcagctggaggaggaggtggaggggaaaTCCGAGCTGCATCGTCAGATCTCCAAACTGAACGGCGAGGTGACTCACTGGAGGACCCGATACGAGAACGAGGCCGGGCAGCGGATGGAGGAGCTAGAGGAGGCCCGGTGAGGAGTCCCTAGAGTCCTGGGCTGGAACCTTCATCATACCTGTTCCCCCACCATACCCCATCCCCCCAATATACCTGATCCTCCGCCATACCTGATCCTCCGCCATACCTGTTCCCCCACCATACCCGATCCCCCCCAATATACCTGATCCCCCACCATACCTGATCCTCCGCCATACCCGATCCCCCAATATACCTGATCCTCCGCCATACCTGATCCCCACCATATCCGATCCCCCGCCATACTTGATCCCCCACTATACCTGATCCCTCGCCATACCTGATCCTCCACCATACCCAATCCCCCACTATACCTGATTCCCAGCAATACCTGATCCCCCGCCATACCTGACTCCCCACCATACCTGATCCCTTACCATACCTTATCTTTCATCTTACCAGATCCCCCGCCATACCCGATCCTCCATCATACCTGATCCCCCGCCATTATACCTGTCCCCCCCACACTACCTGATCCCCCACCATACCCGATCCCCCAATATACCTGATTCCCCACCATACCTGATCTCTCACCATACCCGATCCCCTACCATACCTGATCCTTCACCATACCCGATTCCCCACCATAGCTGATCTCTCACCATACCTGATCCCCCACTATACCCGATCCCCCGCTATACCTGATCCTCCACCATAGCTGACCCCCCCACCATACCCGATCCCCCACTATACCTGATTCCCCGCCATACCTGACTCCCCACCATACCTGATCCCTTACCATACCTTATCTTCCATCTTATAAGATCCCCTGCCATACCCGATCCTCCATCATACCTGATCCCCCGCCATTATACCTGTCCCCCCCCACTACCTGATCCCTTACCATACCTGATCCTCCACCATACCTGATCCTCCACCATGCCTGATCCTCCACCATGCCTTACCATGATTTGTCTCTTCTGCCCCCTATAGGAGGAAGCTCTGCAGCCGCTTACAGGAGACTGAGGAAGCTTTGGAGGTGACTCAGGCCAAGTGCTCCAACCTAGAAAAGATGAAGCAGAGGCTGCAAGGAGAGATGGAGGACGTCTGCCTGGACCTGGAGAAGGTGAGTTATAGATGTCTCACTCCTGTGACTGAACTGAAGAATaagacataatgtaacagcagaatagtgagcgcagctctgaagGATACTGGAGAGt is from Dendropsophus ebraccatus isolate aDenEbr1 chromosome 14, aDenEbr1.pat, whole genome shotgun sequence and encodes:
- the LOC138773062 gene encoding E3 ubiquitin/ISG15 ligase TRIM25-like, with the protein product MASADLRAELKCPICLEIYTDPVNLTCGHNYCRACIDRMLNTQVGAYNCPECRTQFPTRPVLQRNITLCNIVTIFSSANPELSGSGVHCSYCLYSAVPALQSCLHCEASLCSNHLRVHSKSPEHVLTEATQTPEKWKCPVHKEILKYRCIVDNACICVTCCLVGEHHGHQVELLVEASEKKKETFRSFLRQLSLKRDKIEKKIQDLEERGPRDPGKEEFSILVPDIKGEKVLYTISSLIQLLQIKKEKVSKKIGRLEELCNSSNPMSVLQEKNMDLQDFINEKDDEEWKECGQKLPIPKTQGCLELVLDVSTAANNILVADDRKTMYWSSVFQNRPETPKRFQYNQILSSQVFSSGRHYWEVETSETGDWRLGVAYDRIEKKGDQSYFGDNDKSWCLRRLYKNQYSVMHDNMVTTCPHTFSCNRFRIFLDYEAGQLSFFELSSPIRHLHTVTATFTEPLYAAFGIGYWLSGEHCCLKILHQESLP